In one window of Streptomyces sp. NBC_01224 DNA:
- a CDS encoding UDP-N-acetylmuramoyl-tripeptide--D-alanyl-D-alanine ligase, translating to MIALSLAEIVEIVGGQSYDIPDPAATVSGPVVMDSREVKQGSLFVAFAGERVDGHDFAQGAVEAGAAAVLAARPVGVPAIVVDDVVAALGALARAVVGRLGTTVVALTGSAGKTSTKDLIAQLLERKGPTVYPEGNLNNEIGLPLTALRATEDTQHLVLEMGARYIGDICYLAGLVPPRIGLVLNVGTAHIGEFGGREQIAKAKGEMVEALPEDGLAVLNADDPLVRAMTSRTKARVLLFGEAADADVRGENVRLTDDGRPAFKLHTPTGCSDVTMRLYGEHHVSNALAAAAVAHELGLSADEIAEGLSEAGTLSRWRMEVTERPDGVTFVNDAYNANPESMRAALRALAAMGKGRRTWAVLGPMAELGDASLAEHDAVGRLAVRLNVSKLVAVGGREASWLQLGAYNEGSWGEESVHVSDAQAAVDLLRSELRSGDVVLVKASRSAGLEKVAQALLENSTEGEVAGR from the coding sequence GTGATCGCCCTTTCCCTCGCCGAGATCGTCGAAATCGTCGGCGGGCAGTCGTACGACATACCGGATCCGGCAGCGACCGTCAGCGGGCCTGTCGTCATGGACTCCCGAGAGGTGAAGCAAGGCAGCCTGTTCGTCGCCTTCGCCGGCGAGCGGGTCGACGGCCACGACTTCGCGCAGGGCGCCGTCGAGGCGGGCGCGGCAGCCGTGCTGGCCGCCCGCCCCGTCGGTGTTCCGGCGATCGTCGTCGACGACGTCGTGGCCGCGCTCGGCGCGCTCGCCCGCGCCGTTGTCGGCCGCCTCGGTACCACCGTCGTCGCCCTCACCGGCTCCGCGGGCAAGACCTCCACCAAGGACCTCATCGCCCAGCTCCTCGAACGCAAGGGGCCCACCGTCTACCCGGAGGGCAACCTCAACAACGAGATCGGCCTGCCGCTCACCGCACTGCGTGCCACCGAGGACACCCAGCACCTCGTCCTCGAAATGGGTGCACGTTACATCGGTGACATCTGTTACCTCGCCGGCCTCGTCCCGCCCCGGATCGGCCTCGTCCTCAACGTCGGCACGGCCCACATCGGCGAGTTCGGCGGCCGCGAGCAGATCGCCAAGGCGAAGGGCGAGATGGTCGAGGCCCTGCCCGAGGACGGCCTCGCCGTACTCAACGCCGACGACCCGCTCGTGCGCGCCATGACCTCCCGTACGAAAGCCCGGGTGCTGCTCTTCGGTGAAGCCGCGGATGCGGACGTACGGGGAGAGAATGTCCGTCTCACCGACGACGGGCGCCCCGCTTTCAAGCTCCACACACCCACCGGGTGCAGCGACGTGACCATGCGCCTGTACGGTGAGCACCACGTGTCGAACGCGCTCGCCGCGGCCGCCGTCGCCCATGAGTTGGGCCTGTCCGCAGACGAGATCGCCGAAGGGCTCTCCGAGGCGGGCACCCTCTCCCGCTGGCGCATGGAGGTCACCGAGCGTCCGGACGGCGTGACGTTCGTCAATGACGCCTACAACGCGAACCCCGAATCCATGAGAGCAGCGCTGCGCGCGCTGGCCGCCATGGGGAAGGGCCGGCGTACGTGGGCGGTGCTCGGCCCCATGGCCGAGCTCGGCGACGCCTCGCTCGCCGAGCACGACGCGGTCGGGCGGCTCGCCGTCCGGCTCAACGTCAGCAAGCTCGTCGCGGTCGGGGGCAGAGAAGCCTCCTGGCTGCAACTGGGCGCATACAACGAGGGTTCGTGGGGTGAGGAGTCGGTGCATGTGTCCGACGCACAGGCTGCCGTCGACCTGTTGCGCAGTGAACTGCGCTCGGGAGACGTCGTGCTGGTGAAGGCGTCCCGGTCGGCCGGCCTGGAGAAGGTCGCCCAGGCACTGCTGGAGAACTCGACCGAGGGCGAGGTCGCCGGCCGATGA
- the murD gene encoding UDP-N-acetylmuramoyl-L-alanine--D-glutamate ligase yields MSNQDWQGKRVTVAGLGVSGIPAAKVLHGLGAVVTVVNDGDDEHSRAQAAELEAQGITVRLGDGATLPESTELIVTTPGWKPDKPLFTAAAEAGVPVWGDVELAWRLRGRDGREPAPWLAVTGTNGKTTTVRMLASILEAAGLRTAAVGNIGVSLLDAVLGDEEYDVLAVELSSYQLHWAPSLRAHSAAVLNLAPDHLDWHGSMEAYVADKGRIYEGNRIACVYNAAEKATEDLVREADVEEGCRAIGFTLAAPGPSQLGVVDGILVDRAFVANRQKQAQELAEVTDVNPSAPHNIANALAAAALARAFGVEPAAVRDGLRAFRPDPHRIEHVADVAGVAYIDDSKATNTHAAEASLAAYDPIVWIAGGLAKGATFDELVTGAAGRLRGVVLIGRDRALIREALARHAPEVPVVDLDRTDTGAMSEAVREAARLARPGDTVLMAPACASMDMFVNYNKRGEAFADAVRALAAESD; encoded by the coding sequence GTGAGCAACCAGGACTGGCAGGGCAAGCGCGTCACCGTCGCGGGACTCGGAGTCTCCGGAATCCCTGCGGCCAAGGTGCTGCACGGCCTCGGGGCCGTCGTCACGGTGGTCAACGACGGGGACGACGAGCATTCCCGTGCGCAGGCCGCGGAGCTGGAGGCGCAGGGCATCACCGTGCGCCTCGGCGACGGGGCGACCCTGCCCGAGTCCACCGAGCTCATCGTCACCACCCCCGGCTGGAAGCCCGACAAGCCGCTCTTCACCGCAGCCGCCGAGGCGGGCGTCCCGGTCTGGGGCGACGTCGAACTCGCCTGGCGGCTGCGCGGTCGGGACGGCAGAGAACCAGCACCCTGGCTCGCGGTCACCGGCACCAACGGCAAGACCACGACCGTACGGATGCTCGCCTCGATCCTGGAGGCGGCCGGGCTGCGCACCGCCGCCGTCGGCAACATCGGCGTCTCCCTCCTCGACGCCGTCCTCGGCGACGAGGAGTACGACGTACTCGCCGTCGAACTGTCCAGCTACCAGCTGCACTGGGCGCCCTCGCTGCGCGCCCACTCCGCGGCAGTCCTCAACCTGGCCCCCGACCACCTCGACTGGCACGGCTCCATGGAGGCGTATGTCGCGGACAAGGGCCGGATCTACGAGGGCAACCGCATCGCCTGCGTCTACAACGCGGCCGAGAAGGCGACCGAGGACCTCGTCCGCGAGGCCGACGTCGAAGAGGGCTGCCGCGCCATCGGCTTCACTCTGGCCGCACCGGGCCCGTCCCAGCTGGGCGTCGTCGACGGCATCCTCGTCGACCGCGCCTTCGTGGCCAACCGGCAGAAGCAGGCCCAGGAGCTCGCCGAGGTAACCGACGTCAACCCGTCGGCCCCGCACAACATCGCCAACGCCCTGGCGGCCGCGGCCCTGGCCCGCGCCTTCGGTGTCGAGCCCGCGGCCGTACGGGACGGACTGCGGGCCTTCCGCCCCGACCCGCACCGCATCGAGCATGTCGCGGACGTCGCCGGGGTCGCGTACATCGACGATTCCAAGGCCACCAACACCCATGCTGCCGAGGCCTCCCTCGCGGCCTACGACCCGATCGTCTGGATCGCCGGCGGCCTCGCCAAGGGAGCCACCTTCGACGAGCTGGTGACCGGGGCAGCCGGGCGGCTGCGGGGCGTCGTACTGATCGGCCGCGACCGGGCCCTGATCCGCGAAGCCCTCGCGCGACACGCCCCCGAGGTCCCGGTGGTCGACCTCGACCGGACCGACACTGGGGCGATGTCCGAGGCGGTCCGCGAGGCGGCACGGCTCGCCCGTCCGGGGGACACCGTACTGATGGCCCCGGCCTGCGCCTCGATGGATATGTTCGTCAATTACAACAAGCGG
- the mraY gene encoding phospho-N-acetylmuramoyl-pentapeptide-transferase: MRQILFAGAIGLFLTLVGTPLLIKLLARKGYGQFIRDDGPRTHGSKKGTPTMGGIAFILATIIAYVLAKVITGEEMRYSGVLVLFLMTGMGLVGFLDDYIKIVKQRSLGLRAKAKMAGQLIVGIAFAVLSLQFADSRGNTPASDRLSFVADFGWSIGPVLFVVWALFMILAMSNGVNLTDGLDGLATGASVMVFGAYTFIGLWQFQESCANADTLTNPNACFQVRDPLDLAVVASALMGACFGFLWWNTSPAKIFMGDTGSLALGGALAGLAICSRTEFLMAILGGLFVMITMSVVIQVGSFKMTGKRVFRMAPLQHHFELKGWSEVLVVVRFWIIQGMCVIVGLGLFYAGWAAEK, translated from the coding sequence ATGAGGCAGATCCTCTTCGCGGGGGCCATCGGGCTCTTCCTGACCCTGGTCGGAACTCCGCTGCTGATCAAGCTGCTCGCCCGCAAGGGATACGGGCAGTTCATCCGGGACGACGGCCCGCGCACCCACGGCTCCAAGAAGGGCACGCCCACCATGGGCGGTATTGCCTTCATCCTGGCGACGATCATCGCGTACGTCCTGGCGAAGGTGATCACCGGCGAGGAGATGCGCTACTCCGGTGTGCTGGTGCTCTTCCTGATGACCGGCATGGGTCTCGTCGGCTTCCTCGACGACTACATCAAGATCGTCAAGCAGCGTTCGCTCGGCCTGCGGGCCAAGGCGAAGATGGCCGGCCAGCTGATCGTCGGTATCGCCTTCGCGGTGCTCTCGCTCCAGTTCGCCGACTCCCGCGGCAACACCCCGGCCTCCGACCGGCTGTCGTTCGTCGCGGACTTCGGCTGGTCGATCGGCCCGGTGCTGTTCGTCGTCTGGGCCCTGTTCATGATCCTCGCCATGTCCAACGGCGTGAACCTGACGGACGGCCTGGACGGCCTGGCCACCGGTGCGTCGGTGATGGTCTTCGGCGCGTACACCTTCATCGGGCTGTGGCAGTTCCAGGAGTCCTGCGCCAACGCGGACACCCTGACCAACCCCAACGCCTGCTTCCAGGTACGAGATCCGCTGGACCTGGCCGTCGTCGCCTCCGCCCTGATGGGTGCCTGCTTCGGCTTCCTGTGGTGGAACACCTCGCCCGCCAAGATCTTCATGGGTGACACCGGCTCGCTCGCTCTCGGCGGCGCGCTCGCCGGCCTGGCGATCTGCTCCCGCACGGAGTTCCTGATGGCCATCCTCGGCGGCCTCTTCGTGATGATCACCATGTCCGTGGTCATCCAGGTCGGCTCCTTCAAGATGACCGGTAAGCGGGTCTTCCGGATGGCGCCGCTCCAGCACCACTTCGAACTCAAGGGGTGGTCCGAAGTCCTTGTCGTGGTCCGCTTCTGGATCATCCAGGGCATGTGCGTGATCGTCGGACTCGGTCTCTTCTACGCAGGATGGGCAGCCGAGAAGTGA
- a CDS encoding UDP-N-acetylmuramoyl-L-alanyl-D-glutamate--2,6-diaminopimelate ligase, which yields MTTITPDPGNRNGNHQSPAPSLRERPGGPGTLTAVPHADQFQTTQKDAPVNYPGAPRPDRLRPTPLGELAARLGVEPPGTGEVTGITHDSRAVRPGDVYAALPGARFHGADFAAQAAGLGAAAILTDPAGAERAAATGLPVLVTEDPRGRMGELAAEIYGRPGAELLQIGITGTSGKTTTAYLIEGGFQGAGRATGLIGTVETRIGDERIKSERTTPEATDLQALFAVMRERGVDSVTMEVSSHALVLGRVDGCVFDVAVFNNLSPEHMEFHSGMEDYFQAKAQLFTPLRSRQGVVNFDDEYGRRLVTEASVPVVTFSAEGHPDADWRAEDVEVGPLGSTFTVVGPKDERIAARAPLPGPFNVANTLAAIVTLAVAGLDPQTAADGVAAVPGVPGRLERVDAGQPYLAVVDYAHKTDAVESVLRSLRKVTEGRLHIVLGCGGDRDTTKRGPMGAAAARLADTAVLTSDNPRSEDPLGILAAMLAGAAEVPVHERGDVLVDADRAAAIAAVIARAEPGDTVLIAGKGHEQGQDIHGVVRPFDDRVVLRAAIERSLGQSSTKSAAHRAHTHENNSQG from the coding sequence GTGACAACCATCACCCCCGATCCCGGGAACCGGAACGGGAACCACCAGAGCCCCGCCCCCTCACTTCGCGAGAGGCCGGGTGGGCCCGGTACGCTCACCGCCGTGCCCCACGCTGATCAGTTCCAAACCACCCAGAAGGACGCCCCTGTGAATTACCCGGGAGCGCCCCGCCCGGATCGGCTCAGGCCGACACCCCTCGGCGAGCTGGCAGCCCGGCTGGGAGTCGAACCGCCGGGAACCGGCGAGGTCACCGGCATCACCCACGACTCGCGGGCGGTCCGCCCCGGTGATGTGTACGCGGCCCTGCCGGGCGCCCGCTTCCACGGCGCCGACTTCGCGGCCCAGGCTGCCGGCCTCGGCGCGGCGGCGATCCTCACCGACCCGGCCGGCGCCGAGCGCGCCGCCGCCACCGGACTGCCGGTGCTGGTCACCGAGGACCCGCGCGGCCGGATGGGCGAACTCGCTGCCGAGATCTACGGACGGCCCGGCGCCGAGCTCCTCCAGATCGGCATCACCGGAACCTCCGGCAAGACCACCACCGCCTACCTCATCGAGGGCGGCTTCCAGGGTGCCGGGCGTGCCACCGGGCTGATCGGCACCGTGGAGACGCGGATCGGCGACGAGCGCATCAAGTCCGAGCGCACCACCCCCGAAGCCACCGACCTGCAGGCGCTGTTCGCCGTCATGCGCGAACGCGGCGTCGACTCGGTGACCATGGAGGTTTCCAGCCACGCCCTGGTGCTCGGCCGGGTCGACGGCTGCGTCTTCGACGTCGCGGTCTTCAACAACCTCAGCCCGGAGCACATGGAGTTCCACTCCGGAATGGAGGACTACTTCCAGGCCAAGGCGCAGCTCTTCACCCCGCTGCGCAGCCGGCAGGGCGTCGTCAACTTCGATGACGAGTACGGCCGCAGGCTGGTCACCGAGGCGTCCGTTCCGGTCGTCACCTTCTCCGCCGAGGGCCACCCGGACGCCGACTGGCGCGCCGAGGACGTCGAAGTCGGGCCGCTGGGCTCCACCTTCACCGTCGTCGGCCCCAAGGACGAGCGGATCGCCGCCAGGGCCCCGCTGCCCGGCCCGTTCAACGTTGCCAACACCCTCGCCGCGATCGTCACGCTCGCCGTCGCGGGCCTCGACCCGCAGACCGCAGCCGACGGTGTCGCCGCCGTTCCGGGCGTCCCCGGCCGCCTGGAACGCGTCGACGCCGGACAGCCGTACCTCGCGGTCGTCGACTACGCGCACAAGACCGACGCCGTCGAATCCGTGCTGCGCTCCCTGCGGAAGGTCACCGAGGGCAGGCTGCACATCGTCCTCGGCTGCGGCGGCGACCGCGACACCACCAAGCGCGGCCCGATGGGCGCCGCCGCGGCCCGCCTCGCCGACACCGCAGTACTGACCTCCGACAACCCCCGATCCGAGGACCCCCTCGGAATCCTCGCCGCAATGCTCGCGGGCGCCGCCGAGGTGCCCGTCCACGAGCGGGGCGACGTCCTGGTCGACGCCGACCGGGCCGCCGCCATCGCAGCCGTGATCGCCCGCGCCGAGCCCGGTGACACGGTGCTGATCGCCGGCAAGGGCCACGAGCAGGGCCAGGACATCCATGGCGTGGTACGCCCCTTCGACGACCGCGTGGTCCTGCGCGCGGCCATCGAGCGGTCCCTGGGGCAGAGCAGCACCAAGAGCGCCGCCCACCGCGCCCACACCCACGAGAACAACAGTCAGGGATGA